One segment of Marvinbryantia formatexigens DSM 14469 DNA contains the following:
- a CDS encoding acetyl-CoA carboxylase carboxyltransferase subunit alpha, protein MTEKQYDAWECVQKARSTNRPYAREYIAQVFDGFMELHGDRLYGDDRAVIGGIASIEGQYVTVIGQQKGRSAKENKHRNFGMPNPEGYRKALRLAKQAEKFGRPVIFFVDTPGAFCGIEAEERGQGEAIARNLCELSDLRVPVLSIITGEGGSGGALALAVANEVWMLENAVYSILSPEGFASILWKDGKRAPEAAAVMKMTAAELADAGIIEKVIPEAVPADKDDMGELAACLRQEILEFLKKYQGKSGTEIAEARYQRFRRM, encoded by the coding sequence ATGACGGAAAAACAATATGATGCATGGGAGTGCGTGCAGAAGGCGCGCAGTACGAACCGCCCATACGCCAGAGAGTATATTGCGCAGGTTTTTGATGGCTTTATGGAGCTGCACGGGGACAGGCTGTACGGAGATGACCGTGCGGTAATCGGCGGCATTGCTTCCATAGAGGGGCAGTATGTCACGGTAATTGGACAGCAGAAGGGGCGCAGCGCAAAGGAAAATAAGCACCGGAATTTCGGAATGCCCAATCCGGAGGGCTATCGCAAGGCGCTGAGGCTGGCAAAGCAGGCGGAAAAATTCGGCAGACCGGTGATTTTTTTTGTGGATACGCCGGGAGCTTTCTGTGGAATTGAAGCGGAGGAACGCGGACAGGGGGAGGCGATTGCGCGCAATCTCTGTGAGCTTTCGGACCTGCGTGTGCCGGTGCTTTCCATCATAACGGGCGAGGGCGGCTCCGGCGGGGCGCTGGCGCTCGCGGTGGCGAACGAAGTCTGGATGCTGGAAAACGCTGTTTATTCTATCCTGTCGCCGGAGGGCTTCGCGTCCATTCTCTGGAAGGACGGAAAGCGTGCGCCGGAGGCAGCGGCGGTCATGAAAATGACGGCGGCGGAGCTGGCGGATGCCGGAATTATAGAAAAGGTGATTCCGGAAGCGGTTCCGGCGGATAAGGACGATATGGGAGAACTGGCGGCCTGTCTGCGGCAGGAGATTTTAGAATTTCTGAAAAAATACCAGGGTAAATCGGGAACGGAGATTGCCGAAGCGCGGTATC